In Microbacterium foliorum, the following proteins share a genomic window:
- a CDS encoding ABC transporter ATP-binding protein, whose amino-acid sequence MSLLELRGASFAYGSQRVLDDVSLSLDDGDSLGLVGESGAGKSTILRLLLGLSAPRDGQVLFDGEPLSLRDRAQMRRFRASVQPVFQDPYSSLDPRQRIDRIIGEPLRSLRLVSGADAQRRIAEALESVGLPADTARRYPHEFSGGQRQRIAIARAVVSRPRVLLADEPVSALDVTTRVQVLELLDRLRRENGLSLIMVSHDLTAIASACVRTVVLQNGRVVEQGATASVLHAPQDPYTRALVDAVPRLPR is encoded by the coding sequence ATGAGCCTTCTCGAACTGCGCGGTGCGAGCTTCGCCTATGGATCCCAGCGGGTGCTCGACGACGTGTCGCTGAGCCTCGACGACGGCGACTCCCTCGGCCTCGTCGGCGAATCGGGCGCGGGCAAGTCGACGATCTTGAGGCTGCTGCTGGGGCTGTCTGCACCGCGTGATGGGCAGGTGCTGTTCGACGGCGAGCCGCTGTCGTTGCGTGATCGCGCGCAGATGCGTCGCTTCCGCGCGAGCGTGCAACCCGTGTTCCAAGACCCGTACTCGTCGCTCGACCCCCGCCAGCGCATCGACCGCATCATCGGCGAGCCGCTCCGTTCGCTGCGCCTGGTATCAGGTGCCGACGCGCAGCGCCGCATCGCCGAGGCACTCGAATCCGTCGGCCTCCCCGCCGACACCGCCCGCCGCTACCCGCACGAGTTCTCGGGCGGGCAGCGTCAGCGCATCGCGATCGCGCGGGCGGTCGTCTCGCGCCCGCGGGTGCTGCTCGCCGACGAGCCGGTCAGCGCGCTCGACGTCACGACCCGCGTGCAGGTGCTCGAACTGCTCGACCGCCTCCGCCGCGAGAACGGCCTGTCGCTCATCATGGTGTCGCACGACCTCACCGCGATCGCCTCGGCGTGCGTCCGGACGGTCGTGCTGCAGAACGGTCGTGTGGTCGAGCAGGGTGCCACGGCATCCGTGCTGCACGCCCCGCAGGATCCCTACACGCGAGCGCTGGTCGACGCGGTTCCGCGCCTCCCGCGCTGA
- a CDS encoding ABC transporter permease, translating to MLAYLIRRLAFLVVSLVVAMIAIFVLLRLLPGDPANALLSVNATPEQIAAARAQVGSDQPLLQQFTTWAGQLLRFDLGESFLSSRPVGPDIADRLAVTLPLTLIAFTVALLVSLVIGITAAVKSDRWYGIALSGFAQLGVAVPVFWVGVVLVWVFALGLGLLPSGGFPRDGWEDPADALRSLALPVITIVIVMSASLSRYVRSATLDVIGSDYLRTARAGGSGTAEALLRHGVRNGSVPVVAILGIELSTTLLGAVVVESVFTLPGLGSLLLSAIEQHDFQVIQGVLVVSTLFVLLVGFAADIVQRLIDPRLRTSVSGNR from the coding sequence ATGCTCGCTTATCTGATCCGCCGCCTCGCCTTCCTCGTGGTCTCGCTCGTAGTCGCGATGATCGCGATCTTCGTGCTGCTGCGACTGCTGCCGGGCGACCCGGCGAACGCCCTGCTCTCGGTCAACGCCACCCCCGAGCAGATCGCCGCCGCCCGCGCGCAGGTCGGCTCCGATCAGCCCCTGCTGCAGCAGTTCACGACCTGGGCGGGGCAGCTGCTGCGCTTCGATCTCGGAGAGTCCTTCCTGAGCTCTCGTCCGGTCGGCCCCGACATCGCCGACCGCCTCGCCGTGACCCTCCCTCTCACTCTCATCGCCTTCACGGTGGCCCTGCTCGTCTCGCTCGTGATCGGCATCACGGCGGCGGTGAAGTCCGACCGCTGGTACGGCATCGCGCTCTCGGGCTTCGCGCAGCTCGGCGTCGCGGTTCCCGTCTTCTGGGTGGGCGTCGTGCTCGTGTGGGTCTTCGCTCTCGGACTCGGCCTGCTGCCATCCGGCGGGTTTCCCCGAGACGGCTGGGAGGATCCGGCCGACGCTCTGCGCTCGCTCGCCCTGCCGGTGATCACCATCGTGATCGTGATGAGCGCCTCCCTGAGCCGATACGTGCGGTCGGCCACCCTCGACGTGATCGGCAGCGATTACCTGCGCACCGCTCGGGCCGGGGGCTCCGGCACTGCCGAGGCGCTTCTGCGTCACGGCGTGCGAAACGGCTCGGTGCCCGTCGTCGCGATCCTCGGCATCGAGCTGTCGACGACACTGCTCGGCGCGGTGGTCGTCGAGAGCGTCTTCACTCTTCCCGGACTCGGCAGCCTGCTGCTGTCGGCCATCGAGCAGCACGACTTCCAGGTCATCCAGGGCGTCCTCGTCGTCAGCACCCTCTTCGTGCTGCTGGTCGGGTTCGCCGCAGACATCGTGCAGCGCCTGATCGATCCCCGTCTGCGCACGAGCGTCTCGGGCAACCGATGA
- a CDS encoding ABC transporter permease — MSRVAEQLITGSVPVRRRPKATLLIGLVLTGVVVLIALVSLFWLPYPLADTSGSRLEGPSALHLLGTDRLGRDLLSQLMWGARIALIVGTCSVAIAAVLGTIVGLIAAFSRPWVDDTLSAGLDVVIAFPVLLLAMLVVAVQGASLWSAVLAIGLAMSAVVARLTRILSRRVLQEQFVTAARTSGTSTLGIVFQHVLPNIAPTLAVSLALQFGAAVLAEASLSYLGLGAPPPNASWGRMLQEAQGTVLTAPVGAIAPGIAIIALVLGVNFLADGLRDLADPTRRRSR, encoded by the coding sequence ATGAGCCGCGTCGCCGAGCAGCTGATCACCGGCTCCGTCCCCGTGCGGCGCCGGCCGAAGGCGACCCTGCTGATCGGACTCGTACTCACCGGCGTCGTCGTGCTGATCGCCCTGGTCTCGCTGTTCTGGCTGCCCTATCCGCTCGCCGACACCAGCGGCAGTCGCCTCGAAGGGCCGAGCGCCCTGCACCTGCTCGGCACCGATCGTCTCGGACGCGACCTGCTGTCACAGCTCATGTGGGGTGCACGGATCGCGCTGATCGTCGGCACCTGCTCGGTCGCGATCGCCGCCGTCCTCGGCACCATCGTCGGCCTCATCGCCGCGTTCTCCCGCCCCTGGGTCGACGACACGCTCTCCGCCGGCCTCGATGTCGTGATCGCCTTCCCCGTGCTGCTGCTCGCGATGCTCGTCGTCGCGGTGCAGGGGGCGTCGCTGTGGTCGGCGGTGCTCGCGATCGGTCTCGCGATGTCGGCGGTCGTGGCGCGACTCACCCGCATCCTGTCTCGCCGAGTGCTGCAGGAGCAGTTCGTCACCGCCGCCCGCACGAGCGGCACTTCGACGCTGGGCATCGTGTTCCAGCACGTGCTGCCGAACATCGCGCCGACTCTCGCCGTCAGCCTCGCGCTGCAGTTCGGCGCCGCCGTGCTCGCCGAGGCGAGCCTGTCGTACCTCGGACTCGGCGCTCCGCCGCCCAACGCCTCGTGGGGTCGGATGCTGCAGGAGGCGCAGGGCACCGTGCTCACCGCTCCGGTCGGCGCGATCGCGCCCGGTATCGCGATCATCGCTCTCGTGCTCGGCGTCAACTTCCTCGCCGACGGCCTGCGCGACCTCGCCGACCCGACCCGCAGGAGGAGCCGATGA
- a CDS encoding response regulator: protein MAALRVLIVDDDPMVAQLHRMFVERTPGFVVTGIASSGEAAIEMVDGDRPDVVLLDLQLPGISGIDVLRLLRTHPGDDVDVIAVTADRRASSVAQMRTLGVAHYLAKPFSLRELRSRLRSVARVRSALSSRQIFDGQSEIDEVMHSEFVVDISPGRPDDPTDRDIRAGHPLDLLRERADLAISEQAHSMDFTLHALADSLHVSARQLQRAYARDGRSVQDAIRDHRVGVAAMLMLGVERLTATEITRRSGFSSPRSLRRAFQDVHGVPPARWRAAHATVEIDESE, encoded by the coding sequence ATGGCTGCGCTACGCGTACTGATCGTCGATGACGACCCGATGGTCGCACAGCTGCATCGGATGTTCGTCGAGCGGACCCCCGGTTTCGTCGTGACGGGCATCGCGTCCTCCGGCGAGGCGGCGATCGAGATGGTGGACGGCGACCGTCCCGACGTCGTCCTGCTCGACCTCCAGCTTCCCGGCATCTCGGGAATCGATGTTCTGCGCCTGTTGCGCACGCATCCCGGCGACGATGTCGATGTCATCGCCGTCACCGCAGACCGCAGGGCGAGCAGCGTCGCGCAGATGCGGACGCTGGGCGTCGCGCACTATCTCGCCAAGCCGTTCTCGCTGCGAGAGCTTCGCTCTCGGCTCCGATCGGTGGCCCGGGTGCGCAGCGCCCTCTCATCGCGACAGATCTTCGACGGCCAATCCGAGATCGACGAGGTCATGCACAGCGAGTTCGTCGTCGACATCTCGCCCGGCCGACCCGACGACCCCACCGATCGGGACATCCGAGCCGGGCATCCGCTCGATCTTCTGCGTGAGCGCGCCGATCTCGCGATCTCGGAGCAGGCCCACTCGATGGATTTCACGCTGCACGCCCTCGCTGACTCGCTGCACGTCTCGGCACGCCAGCTGCAGCGGGCGTATGCACGCGACGGACGCTCGGTGCAGGACGCGATCCGTGATCATCGGGTCGGAGTGGCCGCGATGCTGATGCTCGGAGTGGAGCGCCTGACGGCGACCGAGATCACCCGGCGAAGCGGCTTCAGCAGTCCGCGCAGCTTGCGGCGCGCCTTTCAGGACGTGCACGGGGTTCCTCCCGCTCGCTGGCGAGCCGCGCACGCGACGGTCGAGATCGACGAGTCGGAATAG
- a CDS encoding GAF domain-containing protein gives MVASWQVSRDGPPEASRLLIERAHEELIAGNLDDHRLQQVRPLVRESWVRSWRGRVAPEEAPRIELVSEELEAYRLAHPLASAMDMIRALLLPGTPEESGVVVAVGDQAGRLLWIEGDRQLQSLTEGMGFVAGANWAEDAVGTTAPGTALELEHSVQIRGAEHYNRLVHPWSCTAAPVRDPETRRVLGVIDVTGGDEVVSTQARLLVDATARAVESELMVARLRARSDAPRPTTFSSRAKPTTRATLHVLGRDRARLESETELEESMIELSARHAAILLMLAVNRQGLSAERLSELVYGPGASADTLRPEMVRLRKVLEKHAPSLVPESRPYRLTVPLETDAHDVLSLLDRGAHRVALTAYRGPVLPESTSPGVEEFRESVRAALREAMLSEASLDVLLEYADIPEGQGDAAALRLALEMLPARSPKRAGLVARIERIEDR, from the coding sequence GTGGTCGCGTCGTGGCAGGTGTCACGTGATGGTCCTCCTGAGGCCTCTCGTCTGCTGATCGAGCGCGCACATGAAGAACTCATCGCCGGCAACCTCGATGATCATCGACTGCAGCAGGTGCGTCCTCTCGTCCGGGAGTCGTGGGTGCGCTCGTGGAGAGGCCGGGTCGCGCCCGAGGAAGCCCCACGCATCGAGCTCGTGAGCGAGGAGCTCGAGGCCTATCGACTCGCGCATCCGCTGGCATCCGCCATGGACATGATCCGTGCCCTGCTTCTGCCCGGCACCCCCGAAGAGTCGGGGGTCGTGGTCGCCGTCGGCGATCAGGCCGGCCGGCTGCTTTGGATCGAAGGCGACCGCCAGCTGCAGTCGCTCACCGAGGGGATGGGATTCGTCGCCGGAGCGAACTGGGCGGAGGATGCCGTCGGCACCACCGCCCCGGGCACCGCGCTCGAGCTCGAGCACTCGGTGCAGATCCGCGGGGCCGAGCACTACAACCGACTCGTGCATCCGTGGTCGTGCACCGCGGCGCCCGTGCGCGACCCTGAGACGCGGCGCGTGCTCGGAGTGATCGACGTCACGGGCGGAGACGAAGTCGTCTCGACTCAGGCACGGCTGCTGGTCGATGCCACGGCGCGGGCGGTCGAGTCCGAGTTGATGGTGGCGCGGCTTCGGGCGCGCAGCGACGCGCCACGCCCCACGACCTTCTCGTCTCGCGCCAAGCCCACGACCCGCGCGACCCTGCACGTGCTCGGGCGGGACAGAGCGCGCCTGGAGTCCGAGACCGAACTCGAGGAGTCGATGATCGAGCTCAGCGCTCGCCACGCGGCCATCCTGCTGATGCTCGCGGTGAACCGGCAGGGCCTGTCTGCCGAGCGCCTGAGCGAACTCGTCTACGGACCCGGCGCATCCGCCGACACTCTGCGCCCTGAGATGGTGCGCCTGCGCAAGGTGCTCGAGAAGCACGCGCCCAGCCTCGTTCCCGAATCCCGGCCCTACCGACTGACGGTGCCCCTCGAGACCGACGCGCACGACGTGCTCTCGCTGCTCGACCGAGGCGCGCATCGGGTCGCACTGACCGCCTATCGCGGCCCCGTGCTTCCCGAATCGACCTCGCCCGGTGTGGAGGAGTTCCGAGAGTCGGTGAGGGCGGCGCTGCGCGAGGCGATGCTCTCGGAAGCGAGCCTCGATGTGCTCCTGGAGTACGCCGATATTCCGGAGGGGCAGGGGGATGCCGCGGCTCTCCGTCTCGCTCTCGAGATGCTGCCGGCCCGGTCACCGAAGCGCGCGGGACTCGTCGCGCGCATCGAACGCATCGAAGATCGCTGA
- a CDS encoding ABC transporter substrate-binding protein, protein MRRTRTLGALGAVATLALVAGCASGATDDASSEDATIFIGSLYEPTNLSNTQGGGQGVTEALTGNVYEGLYRLTDDGEVEPLLAEDAQVSDDGLTYTITLRDDVTFHSGDPLTSADVKSSVEAVTAEDSVSARKSSFKTIADIATPDDQTVVFTLSQRSISFLYNLSYVWVVNDEAGDITGSEDGTGPYTLDEWKKGSTLTLERWDDYWGEPAKNAEVVYTYFTDATAENNALATGEIDVITSVQSPDSLAQFDNDDYVISEGTSTTKELLAFNDRVAPFDDALVRKAIYSAVDTQKLLESIWGDYGTLIGSMVPPTDLWYEDLTSVNPYDVELSKDLLAQAGYADGFTFTLDTPSYDPHPAVAEFLQSQLAEVGITVEINTISADEWYTKVFKEQDFEATLQEHVNDRDVVWYGNPDFYWGYNDADVQQWVAEAEQAATTDEQTALLKQVNEKIAEDAASVWLYLYPQIVVASSDLSGYPVNGLNSQFFAYDIVKS, encoded by the coding sequence ATGAGAAGAACCCGAACTCTCGGCGCGCTCGGCGCCGTGGCCACGCTCGCCCTCGTGGCCGGCTGCGCCTCGGGAGCCACCGACGACGCCTCGAGCGAAGACGCCACGATCTTCATCGGGTCGCTGTACGAGCCGACCAACCTCAGCAACACCCAGGGCGGCGGCCAGGGTGTGACCGAGGCGCTGACCGGCAACGTCTACGAGGGCCTCTACCGGCTGACCGACGACGGCGAGGTCGAGCCGCTTCTCGCCGAGGACGCTCAGGTGTCCGACGACGGACTCACCTACACGATCACGCTGCGCGACGACGTGACCTTCCACTCCGGTGACCCGCTGACCTCCGCCGACGTGAAGTCGAGCGTCGAGGCCGTCACCGCCGAGGACTCGGTCTCGGCCCGCAAGTCGAGCTTCAAGACCATCGCCGACATCGCGACCCCCGACGACCAGACCGTCGTCTTCACGCTGTCGCAGCGGTCGATCTCGTTCCTCTACAACCTCAGCTACGTCTGGGTCGTGAACGACGAGGCCGGCGACATCACCGGATCGGAAGACGGCACGGGCCCCTACACGCTCGACGAGTGGAAGAAGGGCTCGACCCTGACGCTCGAGCGCTGGGACGACTACTGGGGCGAGCCGGCCAAGAACGCCGAGGTCGTCTATACGTACTTCACCGACGCGACCGCCGAGAACAACGCTCTCGCCACGGGCGAGATCGACGTGATCACCAGCGTGCAGAGCCCGGATTCGCTCGCGCAGTTCGATAACGACGACTACGTGATCAGCGAGGGCACCTCCACCACGAAGGAGCTGCTCGCGTTCAACGACCGCGTCGCCCCCTTCGACGACGCGCTCGTGCGCAAGGCGATCTACTCGGCCGTCGACACCCAGAAGCTCCTCGAGTCGATCTGGGGCGACTACGGCACGCTCATCGGCTCGATGGTGCCGCCGACCGACCTGTGGTACGAGGACCTCACCTCGGTGAACCCGTATGACGTCGAGCTCTCGAAGGATCTGCTCGCTCAGGCCGGCTACGCCGACGGCTTCACGTTCACGCTCGACACCCCGAGCTACGACCCGCACCCCGCCGTGGCGGAGTTCCTGCAGTCGCAGCTCGCCGAGGTCGGCATCACGGTCGAGATCAACACGATCAGCGCCGACGAGTGGTACACGAAGGTGTTCAAGGAGCAGGACTTCGAGGCCACGCTCCAGGAGCACGTGAACGACCGCGACGTGGTCTGGTACGGCAACCCCGACTTCTACTGGGGCTACAACGACGCCGACGTGCAGCAGTGGGTCGCCGAGGCCGAGCAGGCCGCGACGACCGACGAGCAGACGGCACTGCTGAAGCAGGTCAACGAGAAGATCGCCGAGGATGCCGCGAGCGTATGGTTGTACCTCTACCCGCAGATCGTGGTCGCCTCGAGCGACCTCAGCGGCTACCCGGTCAACGGCCTGAACTCCCAGTTCTTCGCCTACGACATCGTCAAGTCCTGA
- a CDS encoding DUF779 domain-containing protein yields MVSIGTYQRVDVTDAAASLVRDLTVQHGPLMFHQSGGCCDGSSPMCYPVGMFITGAGDVLLGALDVGLEAPVEVFMSESQFEYWKYTHLTIDVVPGRGAGFSVEGPTGMRFLIRSRMLNDAELAYFGLAGSAGGRSAG; encoded by the coding sequence ATGGTGAGTATCGGCACCTACCAGCGGGTCGACGTGACGGATGCCGCGGCATCCCTCGTGCGAGATCTCACTGTGCAGCACGGACCTCTGATGTTCCATCAGTCGGGTGGATGCTGCGACGGCTCGTCGCCCATGTGCTACCCCGTGGGCATGTTCATCACGGGGGCCGGAGACGTGCTGCTGGGGGCGCTCGATGTCGGACTCGAGGCCCCGGTCGAGGTCTTCATGTCGGAGTCGCAGTTCGAGTACTGGAAGTACACGCACCTGACCATCGACGTCGTGCCGGGTCGAGGTGCGGGCTTCTCGGTCGAGGGCCCGACGGGGATGCGGTTCCTCATCCGCTCGCGGATGCTGAACGACGCGGAGCTCGCGTACTTCGGGCTGGCGGGTTCGGCGGGCGGCCGATCGGCTGGCTGA
- a CDS encoding HIT family protein, giving the protein MWWTDEEWAELVDPELCGMCADAHLPENEHSILVASTDMTHMRLVRNQAHPGYTVVILREHLTDLSQLDAGQLSEFWRDVQRAGRAVDEAFDPRKINYLVMGHRAPHLHCHVFPQHLTDDPLRNVDISDGPVYLPDPEMRDSMAALREAWHAVV; this is encoded by the coding sequence ATGTGGTGGACGGATGAGGAGTGGGCCGAACTCGTGGACCCGGAGCTCTGCGGCATGTGTGCCGACGCACATCTGCCGGAGAACGAGCACAGCATCCTGGTGGCCTCGACCGACATGACTCACATGCGACTGGTGCGCAACCAGGCGCATCCCGGCTACACCGTGGTCATCCTCCGCGAGCATCTCACTGACCTCAGTCAGCTGGACGCCGGTCAGCTCAGCGAGTTCTGGCGCGATGTCCAGCGCGCAGGCCGGGCCGTCGATGAGGCATTCGACCCGCGGAAGATCAACTACTTGGTGATGGGGCATCGGGCCCCGCATCTTCACTGCCATGTGTTCCCGCAGCACCTCACGGATGACCCTCTGCGAAACGTCGACATCTCCGACGGACCTGTCTACCTCCCTGACCCGGAGATGAGGGATTCTATGGCGGCACTACGAGAGGCCTGGCACGCGGTCGTCTGA
- the exaC gene encoding acetaldehyde dehydrogenase ExaC, with amino-acid sequence MTIVEEDVSTAPASSAYAAPGQPGAVATYRPRYGHYIGGEFVDPVKGQFFENVSPVNGKPFTEVGRGTVEDIDRAVDVAWKAFASWGKTSPAERSVVLNRIADRIEQHLEEIAVAETWENGKPVRETLAADIPLAVDHFRYFAGVLRAQEGGISQLDENTVAYHFHEPLGVVGQIIPWNFPILMAVWKLAPALAAGNCVVIKPAEQTPASLLFLFDIIGDLLPAGVVNIVNGFGIEAGAPLAQHKRIRKVAFTGETTTGRLIMQYASQNLIPVTLELGGKSPNVFFEDVARNTADPFYDKALEGFTMFALNQGEVCTCPSRALIQRSIYDGFLADGLERVGKVIQGNPLDPATMIGAQASNDQLEKILSYIDIGKQGGARLLTGGDRVDLGGDLSEGFYVAPTVFEGTNDMRIFQEEIFGPVLSVTSFDDFDDAISIANDTLYGLGAGVWSRSGDTAYRAGRAIEAGRVWTNTYHQYPAHAAFGGYKQSGVGRENHKMMLDHYQQTKNLLVSYAEGPMGFF; translated from the coding sequence ATGACGATCGTCGAAGAAGACGTGTCCACCGCCCCCGCATCCTCCGCGTACGCCGCTCCCGGCCAGCCGGGCGCCGTCGCGACCTACCGACCGCGGTACGGCCATTACATCGGCGGAGAATTCGTGGATCCGGTCAAGGGTCAGTTCTTCGAGAACGTGAGTCCGGTCAACGGCAAGCCGTTCACCGAGGTGGGTCGTGGGACCGTCGAAGACATCGACCGCGCGGTCGACGTCGCCTGGAAGGCGTTCGCGAGCTGGGGCAAGACCAGCCCGGCCGAACGCTCGGTCGTGCTCAACAGGATCGCCGACCGCATCGAGCAGCACCTCGAAGAGATCGCCGTCGCCGAGACCTGGGAGAACGGCAAGCCGGTGCGCGAGACGCTCGCCGCCGACATCCCCCTCGCGGTCGATCACTTCCGCTACTTCGCCGGCGTGCTCCGGGCGCAGGAGGGCGGCATCAGCCAGCTCGACGAGAACACCGTCGCGTATCACTTCCATGAGCCGCTCGGAGTGGTCGGCCAGATCATCCCGTGGAACTTCCCGATCTTGATGGCCGTATGGAAACTCGCGCCGGCGCTCGCCGCAGGCAACTGCGTGGTCATCAAGCCGGCAGAGCAGACTCCGGCATCCCTGCTGTTCCTGTTCGACATCATCGGCGACCTGCTGCCGGCGGGTGTCGTCAACATCGTCAACGGGTTCGGCATCGAGGCGGGTGCACCGCTCGCGCAGCACAAGCGCATCCGCAAGGTCGCCTTCACGGGGGAGACCACGACCGGGCGCCTGATCATGCAGTACGCCTCGCAGAACCTGATCCCCGTGACACTCGAACTCGGAGGCAAGAGCCCCAACGTCTTCTTCGAGGACGTCGCCCGCAACACCGCCGACCCTTTCTACGACAAGGCGCTCGAGGGCTTCACGATGTTCGCGCTGAACCAGGGCGAGGTCTGCACGTGCCCGTCGCGTGCGCTCATCCAGCGGTCGATCTACGACGGCTTCCTCGCCGACGGACTCGAACGCGTCGGCAAGGTGATTCAGGGCAACCCGCTCGACCCCGCCACGATGATCGGCGCGCAGGCGTCGAACGATCAGCTGGAGAAGATCCTCAGCTACATCGACATCGGCAAGCAGGGCGGCGCGCGGCTGCTCACGGGTGGCGACCGCGTCGACCTCGGCGGCGACCTCAGCGAGGGCTTCTACGTCGCGCCGACCGTGTTCGAGGGCACGAACGACATGCGTATCTTCCAGGAGGAGATCTTCGGGCCGGTGCTGTCGGTCACCTCGTTCGACGACTTCGACGACGCGATCTCGATCGCGAACGACACGCTCTACGGACTCGGCGCGGGAGTGTGGAGTCGCAGCGGCGACACCGCCTACCGCGCGGGGCGGGCGATCGAGGCGGGCCGCGTCTGGACCAACACGTATCACCAGTACCCGGCGCACGCCGCGTTCGGCGGATACAAGCAGTCGGGCGTCGGGCGTGAGAACCACAAGATGATGCTCGACCACTACCAGCAGACCAAGAACCTCCTGGTCTCTTATGCGGAGGGCCCGATGGGCTTCTTCTGA
- a CDS encoding ABC transporter ATP-binding protein: MSILEVAGLTVRSGAGALVRDVSFSLAAGERLGLIGESGSGKSLTSLAVTGLLPDSLDASGSVLLDGHQIVGARDAELRPLRGPVAQIVFQEPLTALDPLMRVGRQIAEPLRRHLGLRGAELRSAVASALDEVALSDPRIARAYPHELSGGQRQRVAIAIALAARPQLLIADEPTTALDVTVQDAVLALLERLVADRGMALLFISHDLAVVSRMVDRIVVLRDGLVVEEGAVTQVLQDPAEPYTRMLVDSARALDAFLDAAEGER, encoded by the coding sequence ATGAGCATTCTCGAGGTCGCAGGTCTCACGGTGCGCTCGGGCGCGGGCGCGTTGGTACGCGATGTCTCGTTCTCGCTCGCGGCCGGCGAGCGTCTGGGCCTGATCGGTGAATCGGGGTCGGGCAAGTCGCTCACCTCGCTCGCCGTCACCGGACTGCTTCCGGATTCTCTCGACGCCTCCGGTTCGGTGCTGCTCGATGGGCACCAGATCGTCGGTGCTCGGGATGCCGAGCTGCGACCGCTGCGCGGACCCGTGGCGCAGATCGTCTTCCAAGAACCGCTGACCGCCCTCGATCCGCTGATGAGGGTCGGTCGTCAGATCGCCGAGCCGCTGCGCCGTCATCTCGGGCTGCGGGGTGCGGAGCTGCGTTCGGCTGTCGCGAGCGCTCTCGACGAGGTCGCACTGTCGGATCCGCGCATCGCCCGCGCCTACCCACACGAGCTCTCGGGCGGCCAGCGCCAGCGTGTGGCGATCGCGATCGCCCTCGCGGCGCGTCCGCAGCTGCTCATCGCCGACGAGCCGACGACCGCGCTCGACGTGACGGTGCAGGATGCCGTGCTCGCCCTGCTCGAGCGACTCGTCGCCGACCGGGGCATGGCGCTGCTGTTCATCAGCCACGATCTCGCCGTCGTCTCGCGCATGGTCGACCGCATCGTCGTGCTGCGTGACGGGCTCGTCGTGGAGGAGGGCGCGGTCACGCAGGTTCTGCAGGATCCGGCGGAGCCGTACACGCGGATGCTGGTCGACAGCGCGCGTGCACTCGACGCGTTCCTCGACGCCGCGGAGGGCGAGCGATGA
- the trpS gene encoding tryptophan--tRNA ligase, giving the protein MDSYAATLARMPDLREAIAEHPEKYRVLTGERPTGRLHLGHYFGTIRERVRLQDAGVETFIILADYQVITDRDSAGDVRDNVYGAILDYLAAGLDPKTTTIFTHSSVPALNQLLLPFLSLVTEAELHRNPTVKAELAASGRALSGLLLTYPVHQAADILFCKGNLVPVGKDNLPHVEMTRTIARRFNDRYGQVFPEPAALVTDTPELAGLDGRKMSKSYGNAIALGMTADETADAIRRAPTDSERVITYDPKNRPGVFGLLATAAVVLDRTPREIADEVGGAGAGALKRLTTEAVNEFLADHRAHRATLTVADAAAVLREGNERAESIANDTLDEVRTAMGMTY; this is encoded by the coding sequence ATGGACTCGTACGCCGCAACCCTCGCTCGCATGCCCGACCTTCGCGAGGCGATCGCGGAGCATCCAGAGAAGTACCGCGTTCTCACCGGGGAGCGCCCCACGGGGAGGCTGCACCTCGGCCACTACTTCGGCACCATCCGCGAGCGTGTCCGATTGCAGGATGCCGGTGTCGAGACGTTCATCATCCTGGCCGACTACCAGGTGATCACCGACCGCGACTCGGCCGGTGATGTGCGAGACAACGTGTACGGCGCGATCCTCGATTACCTCGCCGCCGGTCTCGACCCGAAGACCACCACGATCTTCACCCATTCCTCGGTGCCGGCCCTCAACCAGCTTCTGCTCCCCTTCCTCAGCCTGGTCACCGAGGCAGAGTTGCACCGCAACCCGACGGTCAAGGCCGAGCTCGCCGCATCCGGTCGAGCCCTGAGCGGCCTGCTGCTCACCTACCCCGTGCACCAGGCGGCCGACATCCTGTTCTGCAAGGGCAACCTCGTTCCTGTGGGGAAGGACAACCTGCCGCACGTCGAGATGACACGCACGATCGCGCGTCGCTTCAACGACCGCTATGGCCAGGTGTTTCCCGAGCCGGCGGCTCTCGTGACCGACACCCCTGAGCTTGCCGGCCTCGACGGTCGCAAGATGTCGAAGAGCTATGGCAATGCCATCGCGCTGGGGATGACAGCTGACGAGACGGCCGACGCCATCAGGCGCGCTCCCACCGATTCGGAGCGGGTCATCACCTACGACCCCAAGAATCGGCCAGGAGTCTTCGGGCTGCTCGCGACGGCCGCGGTCGTCCTCGACCGCACTCCGAGGGAGATCGCGGACGAGGTCGGCGGCGCGGGGGCCGGTGCGCTCAAGCGCCTGACGACCGAGGCGGTGAACGAGTTCCTCGCAGACCACCGCGCACACCGTGCGACGCTCACCGTGGCTGATGCCGCCGCCGTGCTCCGAGAGGGCAACGAGCGCGCGGAATCCATCGCGAACGACACTCTCGACGAAGTGAGAACGGCGATGGGCATGACGTACTGA